From Anopheles darlingi chromosome 2, idAnoDarlMG_H_01, whole genome shotgun sequence, the proteins below share one genomic window:
- the LOC125949054 gene encoding uncharacterized protein LOC125949054 — MYLINRVRDIVTVPVSPKYLRISAILIAIYKVLVAHVLLFVMLLGLAHAEEMSTILQMSIADQKDSEYIWTTSEQEEAINEWRFKSAEKLASVTLCMLYIGTTLATIYVLSCLGLLIGTLRNRHEFFIPWMVVDFFGTLVSASIMLAVAYNKSTYQFVSKWQYWAFCAVTTAFNIVIWLVIRMFYKNLVHMTKLREVAIVAIPCPATSLPPSTGAVSSKTANGLARPPYHYRRENMHLSDGGLKHILFDANEANYLV; from the exons ATGTATCTCATTAATCGCGTCCGCGATATCGTAACCGTACCGGTCTCACCGAAGTATCTACGCATATCGGCCATCCTTATCGCCATCTATAAGGTG CTTGTGGCGCACGTTTTGCTGTTCGTGATGTTGCTCGGCCTAGCGCACGCCGAGGAGATGAGCACCATCCTGCAGATGAGTATCGCGGACCAGAAGGATAGCGAGTACATCTGGACCACCAGCGAGCAGGAAGAAGCGATCAACGAGTGGCGCTTCAAGTCGGCGGAAAAGCTCGCTTCCG TGACACTGTGCATGCTATACATCGGAACCACGCTGGCCACCATCTACGTGCTGAGCTGTCTCGGGCTGCTGATTGGAACCCTGCGTAACCGGCACGAGTTCTTCATTCCGTGGATGGTGGTCGACTTCTTTGGCACGCTCGTATCCGCTTCCATCATGCTGGCGGTGGCCTACAACAAATCGACCTACCAGTTCGTCTCCAAGTGGCAATACT GGGCCTTCTGTGCCGTGACGACCGCGTTCAACATCGTCATCTGGTTGGTGATCCGCATGTTCTACAAGAACCTCGTCCACATGACGAAACTGCGCGAAGTGGCGATCGTGGCCATCCCCTGTCCGGCGACCAGTCTGCCACCCTCGACCGGTGCCGTTAGCAGCAAGACGGCCAACGGACTGGCGAGGCCACCGTACCATTACCGCCGGGAGAACATGCACCTCAGCGACGGTGGACTGAAGCACATTCTCTTCGATGCCAACGAGGCCAACTATCTGGTCTAA